A stretch of Melospiza melodia melodia isolate bMelMel2 chromosome 24, bMelMel2.pri, whole genome shotgun sequence DNA encodes these proteins:
- the LUC7L3 gene encoding luc7-like protein 3 isoform X4: MISAAQLLDELMGRDRNLAPDEKRSNVRWDHESVCKYYLCGFCPAELFTNTRSDLGPCEKIHDENLRKQYEKSSRFMKVGYERDFLRYLQSLLAEVERRIRRGHARLALSQNQQSSGGAGPTGKNEEKIQVLTDKIDVLLQQIEELGSEGKVEEAQGMMKLVEQLKEERELLRSTTSTIESFAAQEKQMEVCEVCGAFLIVGDAQSRVDDHLMGKQHMGYAKIKATVEDLKEKLRKRTEEPDRDERLKKEKLEREEREKEREREREERERKRRREEEEKEKERARDRERRKRSRSRSRHSSRTSDRRCSRSRDHKRSRSRDRRRSRSRDRKRSRSHDRSERKHRSRSRDRRRSKSRDRKSYKHRSKSREREQDRKSKEKVQRKYAQMKMELSQVRRQTKAPSEGNDSVVLQNVLRYIVLSQLFCSRLMPPLVCLFGTYL; the protein is encoded by the exons GTTTGCAAATACTATCTTTGTGGCTTTTGCCCAGCTGAGTTATTTACAAACACCCGTTCTGATTTAG GTCCTTGTGAAAAAATTCATGATGAAAATCTACGCAAACA GTATGAGAAGAGCTCTCGGTTCATGAAGGTGGGCTATGAGAGGGATTTCCTGCGCTATTTGCAGAGCTTGCTTGCAGAGGTGGAGCGCAGGATCCGCAGGGGCCACGCTCGTTTGGCTCTCTCACAGAACCAACAGTCTTCTGGG GGAGCTGGACCTACTGGTAAAAACGAAGAGAAGATTCAGGTGTTAACTGACAAAATTGATGTACTGCTTCAACAG ATTGAAGAACTAGGTTCAGAAGGAAAGGTGGAAGAAGCACAAGGAATGATGAAACTTGTTGAACAGTTAAAGGAAGAGAGAGAGCTGCTGAGGTCTACGACTTCA ACAATTGAGAGCTTTGCAGCCCAGGAAAAACAAATGGAAGTTTGTGAAGTTTGTGGAGCCTTTTTAATTGTAGGAGATGCACAGTCGAGGGTAGATGACCACTTAATGGGAAAGCAGCACATGGGTTATGCCAAAATAAAAGCTACTGTAGAAGATTTAAAA gaaaagttACGAAAAAGAACAGAAGAGCCTGACCGTGATGAAAGGTTGAAAAAAGAGAAGCTAGAACGAGaagagagggagaaggagagggAGCGGGAAAGAGAAGAGCGGGAAAGGAAGAGACGAcgtgaagaggaggaaaaggagaaagagagggcTCGTGATAGAGAGAGACGTAAAAGGAGCCGCTCACGGAGCAGGCATTCCAGCAGGACATCTGACAGGAGGTGCAGCCGCTCACGAGACCACAAAAGGTCAAGAAGCAGAGACAGAAGACGAAGCAG GAGTCGTGATCGGAAGAGAAGCAGAAGCCATGATAGATCAGAAAGGAAACACAGGTCTCGTAGTAGGGACAGGAGACGGTCAAAAAGCCGGGATCGAAAATCCTACAAGCACAGAAGCAAAAGCAGAGAGAGAGAACAAGACAGGAAGTCAAAAGAAAAAG TGCAGCGTAAGTATGCACAGATGAAGATGGAACTAAGTCAAGTAAGAAGACAAACTAAAGCACCTTCTGAAGGAAATGACAGTGTAGTCCTGCAAAACGTTTTGAGGTACATTGTTTTGTCTCAGCTATTTTGTAGCAGACTCATGCCCCCATTAGTGTGCCTCTTTGGGACATATTTGTAA
- the LUC7L3 gene encoding luc7-like protein 3 isoform X1, protein MISAAQLLDELMGRDRNLAPDEKRSNVRWDHESVCKYYLCGFCPAELFTNTRSDLGPCEKIHDENLRKQYEKSSRFMKVGYERDFLRYLQSLLAEVERRIRRGHARLALSQNQQSSGGAGPTGKNEEKIQVLTDKIDVLLQQIEELGSEGKVEEAQGMMKLVEQLKEERELLRSTTSTIESFAAQEKQMEVCEVCGAFLIVGDAQSRVDDHLMGKQHMGYAKIKATVEDLKEKLRKRTEEPDRDERLKKEKLEREEREKEREREREERERKRRREEEEKEKERARDRERRKRSRSRSRHSSRTSDRRCSRSRDHKRSRSRDRRRSRSRDRKRSRSHDRSERKHRSRSRDRRRSKSRDRKSYKHRSKSREREQDRKSKEKEKRGSDDKKSSMKSSSREKQSEDTNTDSKESETKNEVNGTNEDIKSEVQRKYAQMKMELSQVRRQTKAPSEGNDSVVLQNVLRYIVLSQLFCSRLMPPLVCLFGTYL, encoded by the exons GTTTGCAAATACTATCTTTGTGGCTTTTGCCCAGCTGAGTTATTTACAAACACCCGTTCTGATTTAG GTCCTTGTGAAAAAATTCATGATGAAAATCTACGCAAACA GTATGAGAAGAGCTCTCGGTTCATGAAGGTGGGCTATGAGAGGGATTTCCTGCGCTATTTGCAGAGCTTGCTTGCAGAGGTGGAGCGCAGGATCCGCAGGGGCCACGCTCGTTTGGCTCTCTCACAGAACCAACAGTCTTCTGGG GGAGCTGGACCTACTGGTAAAAACGAAGAGAAGATTCAGGTGTTAACTGACAAAATTGATGTACTGCTTCAACAG ATTGAAGAACTAGGTTCAGAAGGAAAGGTGGAAGAAGCACAAGGAATGATGAAACTTGTTGAACAGTTAAAGGAAGAGAGAGAGCTGCTGAGGTCTACGACTTCA ACAATTGAGAGCTTTGCAGCCCAGGAAAAACAAATGGAAGTTTGTGAAGTTTGTGGAGCCTTTTTAATTGTAGGAGATGCACAGTCGAGGGTAGATGACCACTTAATGGGAAAGCAGCACATGGGTTATGCCAAAATAAAAGCTACTGTAGAAGATTTAAAA gaaaagttACGAAAAAGAACAGAAGAGCCTGACCGTGATGAAAGGTTGAAAAAAGAGAAGCTAGAACGAGaagagagggagaaggagagggAGCGGGAAAGAGAAGAGCGGGAAAGGAAGAGACGAcgtgaagaggaggaaaaggagaaagagagggcTCGTGATAGAGAGAGACGTAAAAGGAGCCGCTCACGGAGCAGGCATTCCAGCAGGACATCTGACAGGAGGTGCAGCCGCTCACGAGACCACAAAAGGTCAAGAAGCAGAGACAGAAGACGAAGCAG GAGTCGTGATCGGAAGAGAAGCAGAAGCCATGATAGATCAGAAAGGAAACACAGGTCTCGTAGTAGGGACAGGAGACGGTCAAAAAGCCGGGATCGAAAATCCTACAAGCACAGAAGCAAAAGCAGAGAGAGAGAACAAGACAGGAAGTCAAAAGAAAAAG AAAAGAGGGGATCTGATGATAAAAAAAGTAGTATGAAGTCCAGTAGTCGAGAAAAACAGAGTGAAGACACAAATACAGACTCGAAGGAGAGTGAGACTAAGAATGAGGTCAATGGGACCAATGAAGACATTAAATCTGAAG TGCAGCGTAAGTATGCACAGATGAAGATGGAACTAAGTCAAGTAAGAAGACAAACTAAAGCACCTTCTGAAGGAAATGACAGTGTAGTCCTGCAAAACGTTTTGAGGTACATTGTTTTGTCTCAGCTATTTTGTAGCAGACTCATGCCCCCATTAGTGTGCCTCTTTGGGACATATTTGTAA
- the LUC7L3 gene encoding luc7-like protein 3 isoform X3, which translates to MISAAQLLDELMGRDRNLAPDEKRSNVRWDHESVCKYYLCGFCPAELFTNTRSDLGPCEKIHDENLRKQYEKSSRFMKVGYERDFLRYLQSLLAEVERRIRRGHARLALSQNQQSSGGAGPTGKNEEKIQVLTDKIDVLLQQIEELGSEGKVEEAQGMMKLVEQLKEERELLRSTTSTIESFAAQEKQMEVCEVCGAFLIVGDAQSRVDDHLMGKQHMGYAKIKATVEDLKEKLRKRTEEPDRDERLKKEKLEREEREKEREREREERERKRRREEEEKEKERARDRERRKRSRSRSRHSSRTSDRRCSRSRDHKRSRSRDRRRSRSRDRKRSRSHDRSERKHRSRSRDRRRSKSRDRKSYKHRSKSREREQDRKSKEKEKRGSDDKKSSMKSSSREKQSEDTNTDSKESETKNEVNGTNEDIKSEVQRKYAQMKMELSQVRRQTKAPSEGNDSVVLQNVLRTTM; encoded by the exons GTTTGCAAATACTATCTTTGTGGCTTTTGCCCAGCTGAGTTATTTACAAACACCCGTTCTGATTTAG GTCCTTGTGAAAAAATTCATGATGAAAATCTACGCAAACA GTATGAGAAGAGCTCTCGGTTCATGAAGGTGGGCTATGAGAGGGATTTCCTGCGCTATTTGCAGAGCTTGCTTGCAGAGGTGGAGCGCAGGATCCGCAGGGGCCACGCTCGTTTGGCTCTCTCACAGAACCAACAGTCTTCTGGG GGAGCTGGACCTACTGGTAAAAACGAAGAGAAGATTCAGGTGTTAACTGACAAAATTGATGTACTGCTTCAACAG ATTGAAGAACTAGGTTCAGAAGGAAAGGTGGAAGAAGCACAAGGAATGATGAAACTTGTTGAACAGTTAAAGGAAGAGAGAGAGCTGCTGAGGTCTACGACTTCA ACAATTGAGAGCTTTGCAGCCCAGGAAAAACAAATGGAAGTTTGTGAAGTTTGTGGAGCCTTTTTAATTGTAGGAGATGCACAGTCGAGGGTAGATGACCACTTAATGGGAAAGCAGCACATGGGTTATGCCAAAATAAAAGCTACTGTAGAAGATTTAAAA gaaaagttACGAAAAAGAACAGAAGAGCCTGACCGTGATGAAAGGTTGAAAAAAGAGAAGCTAGAACGAGaagagagggagaaggagagggAGCGGGAAAGAGAAGAGCGGGAAAGGAAGAGACGAcgtgaagaggaggaaaaggagaaagagagggcTCGTGATAGAGAGAGACGTAAAAGGAGCCGCTCACGGAGCAGGCATTCCAGCAGGACATCTGACAGGAGGTGCAGCCGCTCACGAGACCACAAAAGGTCAAGAAGCAGAGACAGAAGACGAAGCAG GAGTCGTGATCGGAAGAGAAGCAGAAGCCATGATAGATCAGAAAGGAAACACAGGTCTCGTAGTAGGGACAGGAGACGGTCAAAAAGCCGGGATCGAAAATCCTACAAGCACAGAAGCAAAAGCAGAGAGAGAGAACAAGACAGGAAGTCAAAAGAAAAAG AAAAGAGGGGATCTGATGATAAAAAAAGTAGTATGAAGTCCAGTAGTCGAGAAAAACAGAGTGAAGACACAAATACAGACTCGAAGGAGAGTGAGACTAAGAATGAGGTCAATGGGACCAATGAAGACATTAAATCTGAAG TGCAGCGTAAGTATGCACAGATGAAGATGGAACTAAGTCAAGTAAGAAGACAAACTAAAGCACCTTCTGAAGGAAATGACAGTGTAGTCCTGCAAAACGTTTTGAG
- the LUC7L3 gene encoding luc7-like protein 3 isoform X5 — MISAAQLLDELMGRDRNLAPDEKRSNVRWDHESVCKYYLCGFCPAELFTNTRSDLGPCEKIHDENLRKQYEKSSRFMKVGYERDFLRYLQSLLAEVERRIRRGHARLALSQNQQSSGGAGPTGKNEEKIQVLTDKIDVLLQQIEELGSEGKVEEAQGMMKLVEQLKEERELLRSTTSTIESFAAQEKQMEVCEVCGAFLIVGDAQSRVDDHLMGKQHMGYAKIKATVEDLKEKLRKRTEEPDRDERLKKEKLEREEREKEREREREERERKRRREEEEKEKERARDRERRKRSRSRSRHSSRTSDRRCSRSRDHKRSRSRDRRRSRSRDRKRSRSHDRSERKHRSRSRDRRRSKSRDRKSYKHRSKSREREQDRKSKEKEKRGSDDKKSSMKSSSREKQSEDTNTDSKESETKNEVNGTNEDIKSEGDTQSN, encoded by the exons GTTTGCAAATACTATCTTTGTGGCTTTTGCCCAGCTGAGTTATTTACAAACACCCGTTCTGATTTAG GTCCTTGTGAAAAAATTCATGATGAAAATCTACGCAAACA GTATGAGAAGAGCTCTCGGTTCATGAAGGTGGGCTATGAGAGGGATTTCCTGCGCTATTTGCAGAGCTTGCTTGCAGAGGTGGAGCGCAGGATCCGCAGGGGCCACGCTCGTTTGGCTCTCTCACAGAACCAACAGTCTTCTGGG GGAGCTGGACCTACTGGTAAAAACGAAGAGAAGATTCAGGTGTTAACTGACAAAATTGATGTACTGCTTCAACAG ATTGAAGAACTAGGTTCAGAAGGAAAGGTGGAAGAAGCACAAGGAATGATGAAACTTGTTGAACAGTTAAAGGAAGAGAGAGAGCTGCTGAGGTCTACGACTTCA ACAATTGAGAGCTTTGCAGCCCAGGAAAAACAAATGGAAGTTTGTGAAGTTTGTGGAGCCTTTTTAATTGTAGGAGATGCACAGTCGAGGGTAGATGACCACTTAATGGGAAAGCAGCACATGGGTTATGCCAAAATAAAAGCTACTGTAGAAGATTTAAAA gaaaagttACGAAAAAGAACAGAAGAGCCTGACCGTGATGAAAGGTTGAAAAAAGAGAAGCTAGAACGAGaagagagggagaaggagagggAGCGGGAAAGAGAAGAGCGGGAAAGGAAGAGACGAcgtgaagaggaggaaaaggagaaagagagggcTCGTGATAGAGAGAGACGTAAAAGGAGCCGCTCACGGAGCAGGCATTCCAGCAGGACATCTGACAGGAGGTGCAGCCGCTCACGAGACCACAAAAGGTCAAGAAGCAGAGACAGAAGACGAAGCAG GAGTCGTGATCGGAAGAGAAGCAGAAGCCATGATAGATCAGAAAGGAAACACAGGTCTCGTAGTAGGGACAGGAGACGGTCAAAAAGCCGGGATCGAAAATCCTACAAGCACAGAAGCAAAAGCAGAGAGAGAGAACAAGACAGGAAGTCAAAAGAAAAAG AAAAGAGGGGATCTGATGATAAAAAAAGTAGTATGAAGTCCAGTAGTCGAGAAAAACAGAGTGAAGACACAAATACAGACTCGAAGGAGAGTGAGACTAAGAATGAGGTCAATGGGACCAATGAAGACATTAAATCTGAAGGTGACACTCAGTCCAATTAA
- the LUC7L3 gene encoding luc7-like protein 3 isoform X2, with protein MISAAQLLDELMGRDRNLAPDEKRSNVRWDHESVCKYYLCGFCPAELFTNTRSDLGPCEKIHDENLRKQYEKSSRFMKVGYERDFLRYLQSLLAEVERRIRRGHARLALSQNQQSSGGAGPTGKNEEKIQVLTDKIDVLLQQIEELGSEGKVEEAQGMMKLVEQLKEERELLRSTTSTIESFAAQEKQMEVCEVCGAFLIVGDAQSRVDDHLMGKQHMGYAKIKATVEDLKEKLRKRTEEPDRDERLKKEKLEREEREKEREREREERERKRRREEEEKEKERARDRERRKRSRSRSRHSSRTSDRRCSRSRDHKRSRSRDRRRSRSRDRKRSRSHDRSERKHRSRSRDRRRSKSRDRKSYKHRSKSREREQDRKSKEKEKRGSDDKKSSMKSSSREKQSEDTNTDSKESETKNEVNGTNEDIKSEVQRKYAQMKMELSQVRRQTKAPSEGNDSVVLQNVLSVGVVSGP; from the exons GTTTGCAAATACTATCTTTGTGGCTTTTGCCCAGCTGAGTTATTTACAAACACCCGTTCTGATTTAG GTCCTTGTGAAAAAATTCATGATGAAAATCTACGCAAACA GTATGAGAAGAGCTCTCGGTTCATGAAGGTGGGCTATGAGAGGGATTTCCTGCGCTATTTGCAGAGCTTGCTTGCAGAGGTGGAGCGCAGGATCCGCAGGGGCCACGCTCGTTTGGCTCTCTCACAGAACCAACAGTCTTCTGGG GGAGCTGGACCTACTGGTAAAAACGAAGAGAAGATTCAGGTGTTAACTGACAAAATTGATGTACTGCTTCAACAG ATTGAAGAACTAGGTTCAGAAGGAAAGGTGGAAGAAGCACAAGGAATGATGAAACTTGTTGAACAGTTAAAGGAAGAGAGAGAGCTGCTGAGGTCTACGACTTCA ACAATTGAGAGCTTTGCAGCCCAGGAAAAACAAATGGAAGTTTGTGAAGTTTGTGGAGCCTTTTTAATTGTAGGAGATGCACAGTCGAGGGTAGATGACCACTTAATGGGAAAGCAGCACATGGGTTATGCCAAAATAAAAGCTACTGTAGAAGATTTAAAA gaaaagttACGAAAAAGAACAGAAGAGCCTGACCGTGATGAAAGGTTGAAAAAAGAGAAGCTAGAACGAGaagagagggagaaggagagggAGCGGGAAAGAGAAGAGCGGGAAAGGAAGAGACGAcgtgaagaggaggaaaaggagaaagagagggcTCGTGATAGAGAGAGACGTAAAAGGAGCCGCTCACGGAGCAGGCATTCCAGCAGGACATCTGACAGGAGGTGCAGCCGCTCACGAGACCACAAAAGGTCAAGAAGCAGAGACAGAAGACGAAGCAG GAGTCGTGATCGGAAGAGAAGCAGAAGCCATGATAGATCAGAAAGGAAACACAGGTCTCGTAGTAGGGACAGGAGACGGTCAAAAAGCCGGGATCGAAAATCCTACAAGCACAGAAGCAAAAGCAGAGAGAGAGAACAAGACAGGAAGTCAAAAGAAAAAG AAAAGAGGGGATCTGATGATAAAAAAAGTAGTATGAAGTCCAGTAGTCGAGAAAAACAGAGTGAAGACACAAATACAGACTCGAAGGAGAGTGAGACTAAGAATGAGGTCAATGGGACCAATGAAGACATTAAATCTGAAG TGCAGCGTAAGTATGCACAGATGAAGATGGAACTAAGTCAAGTAAGAAGACAAACTAAAGCACCTTCTGAAGGAAATGACAGTGTAGTCCTGCAAAACGTTTTGAG CGTTGGTGTTGTGAGCGGCCCATGA